From the genome of Ralstonia pickettii, one region includes:
- a CDS encoding tripartite tricarboxylate transporter TctB family protein, translating into MFIVAGAAFALLARSYRMGTAGSMGPGYFPFWLGMVLVLLGVVVVVQSLSRKGVVDRIPRWDVKTLLWILGSVVLFGLLLQPLGLVLSLVVLVFVSSMASHEFTLKGAAGTAIVMVVMSLAAFVYGLKLQFPVWPAFIGN; encoded by the coding sequence ATGTTCATCGTCGCCGGTGCGGCGTTTGCCCTTCTGGCGCGCAGCTACCGCATGGGCACGGCCGGCAGCATGGGCCCGGGCTATTTCCCGTTCTGGCTGGGCATGGTGCTCGTGCTGCTGGGCGTGGTTGTCGTCGTGCAATCGCTGTCCCGCAAGGGCGTGGTCGATCGCATTCCGCGTTGGGACGTCAAGACGCTGCTGTGGATTCTCGGCTCGGTTGTTCTGTTCGGACTGCTGCTGCAACCGCTTGGCCTGGTGCTGTCGCTTGTAGTACTCGTTTTCGTTTCCAGCATGGCCAGCCACGAGTTCACGCTGAAGGGCGCGGCCGGCACCGCCATCGTCATGGTGGTGATGAGCCTAGCGGCCTTCGTGTACGGGCTCAAGCTGCAGTTCCCGGTGTGGCCCGCCTTCATCGGCAATTGA